The genome window GAATGGTCGTATAACAGCCGCCCGGACTGGATCGAGACGCTGGGCGACGAATACATGCCGGAAATGCAGCGCATGCATCCGGCCCAGGTGCTGCGCATTCAGGACATTCCATTCCGCCGCCCGGAGAACGAGGGGCTTCCCGCCTCTGCCGGTTCCTCGGACACGGCCCCCAAGGCACCGGCAGAAGCCGTGCCCGCAACCTTGATGAGGACATCGCAATGATCGGACCGTTCAGAAAGACACGGCGTCCGAAACCGCCGGATTTCTCACCCCGAAGCAGACTGGCGCATGATCGGAAATGCGCCGTCCTGCCTCATGTGCCGACCCGTACAGACGGTACGTTCCGCCGGGCAATCGAAACCGGGCGATCGCGGCTGCTGATCACCGGTGCCGTGATGGCATTCGCCTTCGTGGCCGTCGGCATCCGGCTGGTCGACCTCGGCGCCTTCGCCACACCCGCGACACAGGCCGCGGCGACGCATGCGGTGACCGAGACGGCACTGCAGACCGATCGGTCGACGATCGTCGACCGGAACGGCGTGATCGTCGCAACCAGCCTGACCACCACGGCGCTGGCCGCTCGGCCGGACCGACTGCTGGATCCGGTCCAGGCCGCACGACGCCTGGCACGTGTCTTCCCGGAATTGGACGTTGCCGATCTTGAAGCAAAGCTGACGTCGGATTCCCCGTTCGTTTACATTCACCGCAAGCTGACGCCGAAAATGGAACTGGCGGTGATGCAGCTTGGCATCCCCGGCCTGGAGTTCGAACGGACAGAATCCCGTGTCTACCCGCAGGGCCGCCTGATGGCGCATGTTCTGGGGTTCACCGATATCGACGGCAAGGGTCTGGCCGGCATCGAGCAGGGTCTGGAAAGCCGGCTGAAAGAAAGTGACGAGCCGCTGCGGCTGAGCCTGGACGTCCGATTCCAGCATGTTGCGCACCAGGAACTGACCAAGGCGATCGAAACCTATGACGCCATCGGCGGGGCCGCGCTCGTCATGGACGCGCATACCGGCGAAGTCCTGTCGCTGGTCTCCCTGCCCGATTTCGACCCCAACAAGCCCGCCGCCTCGCCGGATGTGAACCGGTTCAACCGGGCTACCTTCGGGACCTACGAGCTGGGCTCGACCTTCAAAATCTTCAACACCGCCATGGCCCTGGAAAGCGGCGCGGCGACCCTGTCCGACGGGTATGACGCGACGGACCCGATCCGGGTCGGTCGCTTCCTGATCCGGGACTATCACGGCAAGGGCCGCTATCTCACGGTGCCGGAAATCTTCGTCTACAGCTCCAATATCGGTTCCGCCAAGATGGCGCTGGATGTCGGACCGCCGGCGCAGAAGGCCTTCATGAGCGCACTGGGCATGCTGCAGCCGATCGCCCTGGAAATTCCGGAGACGGGTCGCCCGCAATACCCGGAGACCTGGCGCCCGGTAAACACGATGACCGTTTCCTACGGGCATGGTCTTTCGGTCACACCGCTGCACCTCGCCTCCGGCGTTGCGTCGAT of Alphaproteobacteria bacterium contains these proteins:
- a CDS encoding penicillin-binding protein 2; protein product: MIGPFRKTRRPKPPDFSPRSRLAHDRKCAVLPHVPTRTDGTFRRAIETGRSRLLITGAVMAFAFVAVGIRLVDLGAFATPATQAAATHAVTETALQTDRSTIVDRNGVIVATSLTTTALAARPDRLLDPVQAARRLARVFPELDVADLEAKLTSDSPFVYIHRKLTPKMELAVMQLGIPGLEFERTESRVYPQGRLMAHVLGFTDIDGKGLAGIEQGLESRLKESDEPLRLSLDVRFQHVAHQELTKAIETYDAIGGAALVMDAHTGEVLSLVSLPDFDPNKPAASPDVNRFNRATFGTYELGSTFKIFNTAMALESGAATLSDGYDATDPIRVGRFLIRDYHGKGRYLTVPEIFVYSSNIGSAKMALDVGPPAQKAFMSALGMLQPIALEIPETGRPQYPETWRPVNTMTVSYGHGLSVTPLHLASGVASMVNGGILFPPTLLARDEMPIGRRVISESVSFDMRRLLRLNAVAGSGKRALVPGYMVGGKTGTADKPNGSGYNRRSRISSFVASFPMNDPRYVVYVVLDEPQGTKETFGFATGGWVAAPAVAAIIERIGAIAGIQPVEEDAPELQHAFAIELPEETKRLASLQQ